Proteins encoded together in one Porites lutea chromosome 2, jaPorLute2.1, whole genome shotgun sequence window:
- the LOC140926081 gene encoding uncharacterized protein, producing the protein MNRSAKSPTRLRSKNHEQTPSHFGDGKDGPTGPPGLPGKPGIPGNPGLPGVESPGKAGPPGDAGKPGVNRPFPGPPGPKGERGSAGSPGLKGLQGPKGEKGKEGAGKSGVKYVRWGRTTCPRGAELVYKGLMGGEWYGHQGGGVNYLCLPHNPKYDRYNDGNQVSGYVYGVEYQVNSYNGYPFRRNLHDHEAPCVVCFVKSRGSMLMMPARNDCPSGWTEEYHGYLMTAYHNHPNQKDFVCVDKDPEYVPGTNTNKDGALLYFVEGYCGSLPCLPYVQHRELTCAVCTK; encoded by the exons aTGAACAGATCGGCAAAGTCGCCCACGCGCCTTAGATCCAAGAACCACGAACAAACTCC CAGTCACTTTGGCGATGGTAAGGATGGTCCTACAGGTCCACCAGGATTACCTGGAAAACCAGGAATACCAGGCAACCCCGGATTGCCTGGTGTTGAGTCTCCTGGGAAAGCTGGGCCTCCTG GAGATGCTGGTAAGCCGGGCGTGAACAGGCCTTTTCCAGGCCCTCCTGGTCCCAAAGGAGAGAGAGGTTCTGCTGGAAGTCCCGGGTTGAAAGGGCTTCAAGGACCCAAAGGTGAAAAGGGAAAGGAAGGAGCTGGGAAGTCTGGGGTGAAATATGTCCGTTGGGGAAGGACCACTTGTCCAAGAGGTGCTGAGCTAGTTTACAAAG GTTTAATGGGAGGTGAATGGTACGGTCACCAAGGTGGTGGAGTAAACTATCTTTGTCTTCCACACAATCCAAAGTACGACAGGTATAACGACGGCAATCAGGTCTCAGGATATGTGTACGGTGTTGAATATCAGGTCAATTCCTACAATGGGTATCCTTTCAGACGAAATCTTCATGATCACGAGGCGCCTTGTGTTGTCTGCTTTGTCAAGTCACGTGGCTCAATGCTGATGATGCCCGCGCGGAACGATTGTCCTTCTGGGTGGACCGAGGAGTATCATGGGTACCTGATGACCGCATATCACAACCACCCGAACCAAAAAGACTTCGTCTGTGTTGACAAAGACCCAGAGTATGTTCCAGGGACCAATACCAACAAGGATGGTGCCTTACTGTATTTCGTAGAAGGGTACTGTGGCTCTCTTCCTTGCCTTCCATATGTTCAGCATCGAGAGCTGACATGTGCTGTTTGCACCAAGTAA
- the LOC140926877 gene encoding uncharacterized protein, with protein MNHGKSEKKPKRKCLSDLVSPHLLVCVVLAATCAALVVVILQMDRRISAFNHTLEELRREGKQTSTANISATVSSALDTRAKRAISNTTPGQKSDIEKRLKAVEERLGALINKSDFFASKLMVQKRYSYIARGRDGRDGKDGPTGPPGLPGNPGLPGVGSPGKAGSPGKAGPPGKDGSPGKSGAKGRDGRDGLPGKPGIPGNPGVPGVGSPGKAGPPGKEGPPGKSGAKGDAGKPGVNRPFPGPPGPKGERGSAGSPGLKGPQGTKGEKGKEGAGKSGVKYVRWGRTTCPGGAEVVYKGLMGGERYNHQGGGVNYLCLPHNPKYDRYNDGNQYSGYVYGAEYEVNTYSGYPFRRNLHNHETPCVVCFVKSRGTMLMMPARNDCPSGWTEEYHGYLMTSYYSHPNQKDFVCVDKDPEYVPGTSGNKDGGLLYFVEGGCGSLPCPPYVLHRELTCAVCTK; from the exons ATGAATCACGGTAAATCTGAGAAGAAACCCAAAAGGAAATGCTTGTCTGACCTAGTGTCCCCACACTTGCTTGTGTGCGTTGTGTTAGCTGCGACGTGCGCTGCTTTGGTGGTTGTCATCCTTCAGATGGATCGACGTATTTCTGCGTTCAACCACACTTTGGAGGAACTGCGTCGAGAAGGCAAACAAACCTCTACTGCTAACATCTCTGCAACGGTGTCTTCTGCATTGGACACTAGAGCAAAGAGGGCAATTTCAAACACAACTCCCGGTCAGAAATCAGACATTGAAAAGCGATTGAAGGCTGTGGAAGAAAG GCTCGGAGCGCTAATAAACAAGTCGGATTTTTTTGCCAGCAAATTGATGGTTCAAAAGCGCTATTCCTACATAGCTCGAG GGCGGGACGGCCGCGATGGAAAGGATGGTCCCACAGGTCCACCAGGATTACCAGGCAACCCCGGATTGCCTGGTGTTGGGTCTCCTGGGAAAGCTGGGTCTCCTGGGAAAGCTGGGCCTCCTGGTAAGGACGGTTCACCTGGCAAATCTGGGGCAAAAG GACGAGACGGCCGCGATGGATTACCTGGAAAACCAGGAATACCAGGAAACCCCGGAGTACCTGGTGTTGGGTCCCCTGGGAAAGCTGGGCCTCCTGGTAAGGAAGGTCCACCTGGCAAATCTGGGGCAAAAG GAGATGCTGGTAAGCCGGGCGTTAACAGACCTTTTCCAGGCCCTCCCGGTCCCAAAGGAGAGAGAGGTTCTGCTGGAAGTCCTGGCTTGAAAGGGCCTCAAGGAACCAAAGGCGAAAAGGGAAAGGAAGGAGCTGGGAAGTCTGGAGTGAAATATGTTCGCTGGGGAAGGACCACCTGTCCAGGAGGTGCTGAGGTAGTTTACAAAG GTTTAATGGGAGGTGAGCGGTACAATCACCAAGGTGGTGGAGTAAACTATCTTTGTCTTCCACACAATCCAAAGTACGACAGGTATAACGATGGCAATCAGTACTCAGGATATGTGTACGGTGCTGAATATGAGGTCAATACCTACAGTGGGTATCCTTTCAGACGAAATCTTCATAATCACGAGACGCCTTGTGTTGTCTGCTTTGTcaagtcacgtggtacaatgCTGATGATGCCCGCACGGAATGACTGTCCTTCTGGATGGACCGAAGAGTACCATGGGTACCTGATGACGTCATATTACAGCCACCCGAACCAAAAAGACTTCGTCTGCGTTGACAAAGACCCAGAGTATGTTCCGGGGACTAGTGGGAACAAGGATGGTGGCTTGCTATACTTCGTGGAAGGGGGTTGTGGCTCACTTCCCTGCCCTCCATATGTTCTGCATCGAGAGCTGACATGTGCTGTTTGCACCAAGTAA
- the LOC140926080 gene encoding uncharacterized protein codes for MNQSKSEKKPKGKCLSDLVSPHLLVCVVLAATCAALVVVILQMDRRVSAFNDTLEELRREGKKASTVNDSATVSSELAARGKRGTSNTTPGQKSDIEKRLNLLEERVGALFNKSEFFSSKLRVQKLFSYIIRGRDGRDGLPGKPGIPGNPGVPGVGSPGKAGPSGKDGPRGKPGAKGDAGKPGINKPFPGPPGPKGERGSAGSPGLKGPQGPKGEKGKEGAGKSGMKYVRWGRTTCPGGAEVVYKGLMGGERYNHQGGGVNYLCLPHNPKYDRYNDGNQYSGYVYGVEYEVSSYSGYPFRRNLHDHEAPCVVCFVKSRGAMLMMPARNDCPTGWTEEYHGYLMTEKYNHPNQKDFVCVDKDPEYVAGTNGNKDGALLYFVEGGCGSLPCPPYVLHRELTCAVCTK; via the exons ATGAATCAGAGTAAATCTGAGAAGAAACCCAAAGGCAAGTGCTTGTCTGACCTAGTGTCACCACACTTGCTTGTGTGCGTTGTGTTGGCTGCGACGTGCGCTGCCTTGGTGGTTGTCATTCTTCAGATGGATCGACGTGTTTCTGCGTTCAACGACACTTTAGAAGAGCTGCGTCGAGAAGGCAAGAAAGCCTCTACTGTTAACGATTCGGCTACGGTTTCTTCTGAATTGGCAGCTAGAGGAAAGAGGGGAACTTCTAACACAACTCCCGGTCAGAAATCAGACATTGAAAAGCGATTGAACCTCCTGGAAGAAAG ggtCGGAGCGCTATTTAACAAgtcggaatttttttccagcaaattGAGGGTCCAAAAGCTCTTTTCCTACATAATTCGAG GACGAGACGGCCGCGATGGATTACCTGGGAAACCAGGAATACCAGGCAACCCTGGAGTACCTGGTGTTGGGTCTCCTGGGAAAGCTGGGCCGTCTGGTAAGGACGGTCCACGGGGCAAACCTGGGGCAAAAG GAGATGCTGGTAAGCCGGGTATTAACAAACCTTTTCCAGGCCCTCCCGGTCCCAAAGGAGAGAGAGGTTCTGCTGGAAGTCCTGGGTTGAAAGGGCCTCAAGGACCCAAAGGTGAAAAGGGAAAGGAAGGAGCTGGGAAGTCTGGAATGAAATATGTTCGTTGGGGAAGGACCACTTGTCCAGGAGGTGCTGAGGTGGTTTACAAAG GTTTAATGGGAGGTGAGCGGTACAATCACCAAGGTGGTGGAGTAAACTATCTTTGTCTTCCACACAATCCAAAGTACGACAGGTATAACGATGGCAATCAGTACTCAGGATATGTGTACGGTGTTGAATATGAGGTCAGTTCTTACAGTGGGTATCCTTTCAGACGAAATCTTCATGATCACGAGGCGCCTTGTGTTGTCTGCTTCGTCAAGTCACGTGGTGCAATGCTGATGATGCCCGCACGGAATGACTGTCCTACTGGATGGACCGAGGAGTATCATGGGTACCTGATGACTGAAAAGTACAACCACCCGAACCAAAAAGACTTCGTCTGTGTTGACAAAGATCCAGAGTATGTTGCGGGGACTAATGGGAACAAGGATGGTGCCTTGCTATACTTCGTGGAGGGGGGCTGTGGCTCACTTCCGTGCCCTCCATATGTTCTGCATCGAGAGCTGACATGTGCTGTTTGCACCAAGTAA